The Clostridiaceae bacterium HFYG-1003 genome includes a window with the following:
- a CDS encoding 3-oxoacid CoA-transferase subunit B, translating into MDKEQMQNFIARRVAQELKDGDLVNLGIGLPTKVSNFVPEGISVTFQSENGFTGLGPNPQTPDPYLVNAGGLPATILPQGAFFDSAMSFSIIRGGHLDMTVLGALQVDEKGNIANYMIPGKMVPGMGGAMDLVAGAKTVIVAMEHTNKGAHKILKECHLPLTASHAVDLIITEMGVMKITKAGIELTEINPEYTLEDVQAATEAQLIVSDHLKVMKID; encoded by the coding sequence ATGGATAAGGAACAGATGCAGAATTTTATCGCCCGGCGCGTGGCGCAGGAACTGAAGGACGGCGACCTGGTCAATCTGGGCATCGGACTGCCCACCAAGGTCAGCAACTTCGTTCCGGAGGGCATCAGTGTCACCTTCCAGTCGGAAAACGGCTTTACCGGGCTGGGACCCAACCCCCAGACCCCGGATCCCTATCTGGTCAATGCCGGTGGACTTCCGGCCACCATCCTGCCCCAGGGCGCGTTCTTTGACTCCGCCATGAGCTTCAGCATCATTCGCGGCGGCCATCTGGACATGACGGTTCTGGGCGCGCTTCAGGTCGACGAGAAGGGAAACATCGCCAACTACATGATCCCCGGTAAAATGGTCCCCGGCATGGGCGGCGCCATGGATCTGGTCGCGGGCGCCAAGACGGTGATCGTAGCCATGGAGCATACCAACAAGGGCGCTCACAAGATTCTGAAGGAGTGTCACCTGCCCCTGACCGCATCCCACGCAGTGGATCTGATCATCACGGAAATGGGCGTCATGAAGATTACCAAAGCGGGCATCGAGCTCACTGAAATCAATCCGGAGTACACGCTGGAGGATGTCCAGGCAGCCACGGAAGCCCAGCTGATCGTGAGCGATCACCTGAAGGTAATGAAAATTGACTAG
- a CDS encoding L-erythro-3,5-diaminohexanoate dehydrogenase, translating into MAQGNKYGMHRVLEPKGVMPQTAVKIDNNMDIYDNEILIDVIALNIDSASFTQIEEASEHDTARIADMIRQIVDERGKMQNPVTGSGGMLIGTVEKIGSDLDIDLKVGDKIATLVSLSLTPLRIDEITNIEPDIDRVTIKGKAILFESGIYAKLPEDMPESLALAALDIAGAPAQTAKLVKPGDSVLILGAAGKSGLMCCYEAKKRVGPTGRVVGLDYGEAAREKLESYGFCHEVIIGDATKPIEILEKALAANNGREYDLSINVVNVPNTEMSSIVPVKDEGTVYFFSMATSFTKAALGAEGIGKDITMIIGNGYTKGHAEITLEELRESETMRKIFEGTYK; encoded by the coding sequence ATGGCACAGGGAAATAAGTACGGCATGCATCGGGTGTTGGAACCCAAAGGGGTTATGCCTCAGACCGCCGTTAAAATAGACAACAACATGGACATCTACGACAATGAGATCCTCATTGACGTCATCGCCTTGAACATCGATTCCGCCAGCTTCACGCAGATCGAAGAAGCATCCGAACACGATACGGCGCGGATCGCTGACATGATCCGCCAGATCGTGGACGAGCGCGGCAAAATGCAGAATCCGGTCACCGGTTCGGGCGGCATGCTCATCGGTACCGTGGAAAAAATTGGCTCGGACCTGGACATCGACCTGAAAGTCGGCGACAAGATCGCGACACTGGTCAGCCTGTCCCTGACCCCGCTGCGCATTGACGAAATCACCAACATCGAACCGGACATCGACCGCGTCACCATCAAGGGCAAGGCCATTCTGTTCGAGTCCGGCATCTACGCCAAGCTGCCCGAAGACATGCCCGAGTCCCTGGCTCTGGCGGCCCTGGATATCGCCGGCGCGCCGGCACAGACCGCCAAGCTGGTCAAGCCCGGCGACAGCGTCCTGATCCTGGGAGCTGCCGGCAAGAGCGGACTGATGTGCTGCTATGAGGCCAAGAAGCGGGTCGGACCCACCGGCCGAGTTGTCGGCCTGGATTACGGCGAAGCCGCCCGCGAGAAACTGGAAAGCTACGGCTTCTGCCATGAAGTCATCATCGGCGATGCCACCAAGCCCATCGAAATCCTGGAGAAGGCACTGGCTGCGAACAACGGCCGGGAATACGACCTCTCCATCAACGTGGTAAACGTCCCCAATACAGAAATGTCCAGCATCGTTCCGGTCAAGGACGAAGGCACCGTCTACTTCTTCAGCATGGCCACCAGCTTTACCAAAGCAGCTCTGGGCGCGGAAGGCATCGGCAAGGACATCACCATGATCATCGGCAATGGCTACACCAAGGGCCATGCTGAAATCACTCTGGAAGAACTGAGAGAATCCGAGACCATGAGAAAAATTTTTGAAGGGACGTACAAATAA
- a CDS encoding IS30 family transposase, which translates to MSHLYSNTSVSRKKYSHLSYKDRQQLEGMVRSNHLLAKHKQMTQKHMATVLQCSEATVSRELKKGRVELMNSDLTLYVSYSADIAQEAYDYAATNKGPALKIGDDHEFVAYVAHKILEERWSPDAIIMDLKKKEIMPSKTLVSTRTLYNYISKGYITDVSNQNLPREGNQTRRTYRRVKRANKVLDAPGITERPVESTERSEPGHWEMDCIVSGKGKGLAALLTLNDRMTRESLVFKIARQTQDEVLKVLNRLERRMGRVKFSEMFKSITVDNGSEFLDWKALIRSVTGSKKPRTRVYFCHPYSSWERGTNEQNNGLIRYHIPKGAAIKDYSHAQIQKLQEWLNNYPRRVLGGLTAYEAKALYHSGRM; encoded by the coding sequence ATGAGCCACCTCTATTCTAACACCTCGGTCTCCAGAAAGAAATACTCTCATTTATCCTACAAGGATCGTCAACAACTCGAGGGGATGGTTCGATCAAACCATCTTCTTGCGAAGCATAAACAAATGACCCAAAAACACATGGCGACGGTCTTACAATGCAGTGAGGCTACTGTAAGCCGGGAGTTGAAAAAAGGGCGAGTTGAACTCATGAACTCCGATTTGACCCTCTATGTGTCCTACTCCGCGGATATCGCACAGGAGGCATATGATTATGCCGCCACCAACAAGGGACCTGCCCTCAAAATTGGCGATGACCATGAGTTTGTTGCTTATGTAGCTCATAAGATCCTTGAAGAGCGCTGGTCTCCGGATGCTATTATCATGGACTTGAAGAAAAAGGAAATCATGCCATCCAAGACCCTTGTTTCAACCCGTACTCTGTATAACTACATCAGCAAGGGGTATATCACGGATGTTTCCAATCAAAATCTGCCCCGGGAAGGGAACCAGACCAGGCGTACGTATCGTCGGGTTAAACGTGCCAATAAGGTGTTGGATGCCCCTGGCATCACAGAGCGCCCAGTGGAAAGCACTGAACGAAGTGAACCCGGGCATTGGGAGATGGATTGCATCGTATCAGGCAAAGGCAAAGGGCTCGCAGCCCTTCTGACGCTGAATGATCGGATGACAAGGGAGAGCCTGGTCTTTAAGATTGCACGGCAAACCCAGGACGAAGTTTTGAAGGTACTTAACCGGCTGGAGCGTAGGATGGGGCGAGTCAAATTCAGTGAGATGTTTAAATCGATCACCGTGGATAACGGCTCTGAGTTTCTCGACTGGAAGGCACTGATTCGATCGGTGACAGGCAGTAAGAAGCCACGGACAAGAGTTTACTTTTGTCATCCGTACAGTTCTTGGGAGAGAGGAACCAATGAGCAGAACAATGGACTGATCAGGTACCACATCCCAAAGGGGGCTGCGATTAAAGATTATAGCCATGCTCAGATACAGAAACTTCAGGAGTGGCTGAATAATTACCCAAGACGGGTATTGGGCGGATTGACAGCATACGAGGCAAAGGCCCTGTATCATTCTGGCAGGATGTAG
- a CDS encoding hotdog fold thioesterase has product MEEVMIRMRMSSHDAHYGGNLVDGARMLGLFGDVATELLIRRDGDEGLFVAYDKVEFKAPVYAGDYIEAVGRIVSEGNSSRKMEFEARKVIVARPEISASAADFLEEPVVVCIASGTCVVPKASQRK; this is encoded by the coding sequence ATGGAAGAAGTAATGATTCGAATGAGAATGAGTTCTCATGACGCCCACTACGGCGGGAATCTGGTGGACGGTGCCCGCATGCTGGGCCTGTTCGGCGATGTGGCGACGGAGCTGCTGATCCGCCGGGACGGGGACGAAGGACTGTTTGTCGCCTACGACAAAGTGGAATTCAAGGCGCCGGTTTATGCCGGGGACTATATTGAGGCAGTGGGCCGGATTGTGTCCGAGGGCAACAGCTCCCGTAAAATGGAATTCGAGGCCCGCAAGGTCATCGTGGCCAGACCGGAGATTTCGGCCTCGGCAGCGGATTTCCTGGAAGAGCCGGTGGTGGTCTGCATCGCTTCCGGAACCTGCGTCGTGCCCAAGGCCAGCCAGAGGAAATAG
- a CDS encoding 3-keto-5-aminohexanoate cleavage protein, which produces MEKLIITAAICGAEVTKVQNPAVPYTVAEIQREAKSAYDAGASIIHLHVRRDDGTPTQDKARFEQCIQAIREVCPDAIIQPSTGGAVGMSDLERLQPTEIPGIEMATLDCGTLNFGGDEIFINTENTIKNFGKILIERGIKPEIEVFDKGMVDYAIRFAKQGYIKQPMHFDFVLGVQMTATARDLAFLVDSIPAGSTWTVAGVGRSEFPMAALGIVMGGHVRVGFEDNVFMSKGVPAQSNGELVSRVVRIAQELGREIATPREARRILGLEEK; this is translated from the coding sequence ATGGAGAAACTGATTATTACCGCTGCCATCTGCGGCGCGGAAGTGACCAAGGTGCAGAATCCCGCCGTACCCTATACGGTGGCGGAGATTCAGCGGGAAGCCAAATCGGCCTATGACGCCGGCGCTTCCATCATCCACCTCCATGTGCGGCGCGATGACGGAACTCCGACCCAGGACAAGGCCCGGTTTGAGCAATGCATTCAGGCGATCCGGGAAGTCTGTCCCGACGCCATCATTCAGCCTTCCACCGGCGGCGCAGTCGGCATGAGCGACCTGGAGCGGCTCCAGCCCACGGAAATCCCGGGCATCGAGATGGCCACCCTGGACTGCGGCACGCTGAACTTCGGCGGCGATGAAATATTCATCAATACGGAAAACACCATCAAGAACTTCGGCAAAATCCTCATCGAACGGGGCATCAAGCCGGAAATTGAAGTCTTCGACAAGGGTATGGTGGATTACGCCATTCGCTTTGCCAAACAGGGCTACATCAAGCAGCCGATGCACTTTGACTTTGTGCTGGGCGTTCAGATGACCGCGACCGCGCGGGATCTGGCGTTCCTGGTAGACAGCATACCGGCCGGTTCCACCTGGACCGTTGCCGGCGTCGGGCGCAGCGAGTTCCCCATGGCTGCCTTGGGCATCGTCATGGGCGGTCATGTCCGCGTGGGCTTTGAAGACAATGTCTTCATGTCCAAAGGCGTACCGGCTCAGTCCAATGGTGAACTGGTCAGCCGCGTGGTAAGAATTGCCCAGGAACTGGGACGTGAAATCGCTACCCCCCGGGAAGCAAGACGAATTTTAGGCTTGGAGGAGAAATAA
- a CDS encoding cobalamin-dependent protein (Presence of a B(12) (cobalamin)-binding domain implies dependence on cobalamin itself, in one of its several forms, or in some unusual lineages, dependence on a cobalamin-like analog.), giving the protein MSSGLYSTKAKDYNQHFDRTRVSPYGDTMNDGQVQLSFTLPIKDDDRGAEAAKQLAIKMGIPDPLIAAHISLDEEFTNYVVFGAVSHTVNLDEIKVEVIEQTVLSMPETDDFIRDRIGRKIVVVGASTGTDAHTVGIDAIMNMKGYAGHYGLERYDMIDAVNLGSQVPNEEFIEEAIRLKADVLLVSQTVTQKDVHVANMTELVELLEAKGIRNQIILIAGGPRISNDLAKEIGFDAGFGPGKYADDVATFFCNAIVERHLA; this is encoded by the coding sequence ATGAGCTCCGGATTATACAGCACAAAAGCCAAGGATTACAATCAGCACTTTGACCGGACCCGGGTCAGCCCCTACGGCGACACGATGAATGACGGCCAGGTGCAGCTCAGCTTCACCCTGCCCATCAAGGATGATGACCGCGGAGCCGAAGCGGCCAAGCAGCTGGCCATCAAGATGGGAATTCCCGATCCGCTGATCGCTGCCCATATTTCCCTGGACGAGGAATTTACCAATTATGTCGTTTTCGGCGCGGTCAGCCATACCGTGAACCTGGATGAGATCAAGGTCGAGGTCATCGAGCAGACCGTTCTGTCCATGCCGGAAACCGATGACTTCATTCGGGACCGGATCGGCCGCAAAATCGTGGTAGTGGGCGCCAGCACCGGTACCGATGCCCACACGGTGGGCATTGACGCCATCATGAACATGAAGGGCTATGCCGGCCACTACGGCCTGGAGCGCTACGACATGATTGACGCCGTGAATCTGGGCTCCCAGGTACCCAATGAGGAATTCATCGAGGAAGCCATCCGGCTCAAAGCCGATGTCCTCCTGGTTTCCCAGACGGTGACCCAGAAGGATGTCCATGTGGCCAACATGACAGAACTGGTGGAACTTCTCGAAGCCAAAGGCATCCGGAATCAGATCATCCTCATCGCCGGCGGCCCCCGCATCAGCAATGACCTGGCCAAGGAAATCGGCTTCGATGCCGGATTCGGGCCTGGCAAGTACGCCGATGACGTCGCCACCTTCTTCTGCAACGCCATCGTAGAACGCCATCTGGCGTAA
- the ablA gene encoding lysine 2,3-aminomutase has protein sequence MNSIAAENRKKLFPNVSEADWNDWHWQLKNRLESMDDLHKFVNLTETEEKGVAETLKTLRMAITPYYLTLIDFNDPYDPVRRQAIPLELEVHRSKADLLDPLHEDEDSPVPGLTHRYPDRVLFLVTDQCSMYCRHCTRRRFAGQHDAPVKKEQIDGCIEYIRQHPEVRDVLLSGGDALLIRDEMLEYIISSLRAIEHVEIIRIGSRVPVVMPQRITDDLVNMLKKYHPIWLNTHFNHPNEITEESKAACARMANAGIPLGNQSVLLRGVNDCVHTMRKLVHELVKIRVRPYYIYQCDLSLGLEHFRTTISKGIEIIEGLRGHTSGYCVPTFVVDAPGGGGKIPVMPDYVISRNEKRVVLRNYEGVITTYEQPGHYEEECHCEECRDLNKKLVGVSGLLAGNRISLEPANLERHKRND, from the coding sequence ATGAATTCAATCGCCGCTGAAAATAGAAAGAAGCTGTTCCCCAATGTATCCGAGGCTGACTGGAACGACTGGCACTGGCAGCTGAAAAACCGCCTGGAATCCATGGACGACCTGCACAAGTTCGTCAACCTGACCGAAACCGAGGAAAAAGGCGTGGCCGAAACCCTGAAGACGCTGCGCATGGCGATTACGCCTTACTACCTGACCCTGATCGACTTCAACGATCCCTATGATCCGGTCAGACGGCAGGCAATTCCCCTGGAACTGGAAGTACACCGCTCGAAAGCGGATCTGCTGGATCCCCTCCATGAGGATGAGGATTCACCGGTACCGGGACTGACTCACCGCTATCCGGACCGCGTGCTGTTCCTGGTGACGGACCAGTGCTCCATGTACTGCCGCCACTGCACCCGCCGCCGGTTTGCCGGCCAGCACGACGCCCCGGTGAAGAAGGAACAGATCGACGGCTGCATTGAGTACATCCGCCAGCATCCCGAAGTCCGCGATGTCCTCCTCTCCGGCGGAGACGCGCTCCTGATCCGGGATGAAATGCTCGAGTACATCATCTCCAGCCTGCGCGCCATTGAGCACGTCGAGATTATCCGCATCGGCAGCCGGGTTCCCGTGGTCATGCCCCAGCGCATCACCGACGATCTGGTCAACATGCTGAAGAAATACCACCCGATCTGGCTGAACACCCACTTCAACCATCCCAATGAAATCACCGAGGAATCCAAGGCAGCCTGCGCCCGCATGGCCAACGCCGGCATTCCTCTGGGCAACCAGTCCGTTCTGCTGCGCGGCGTCAATGACTGCGTCCACACCATGCGCAAGCTGGTGCACGAACTGGTCAAGATCCGGGTGCGCCCCTACTACATCTACCAGTGCGACCTGTCCCTGGGACTGGAACACTTCCGGACCACCATCAGCAAGGGCATCGAGATCATCGAAGGCCTGCGCGGCCATACCTCCGGCTACTGCGTGCCCACCTTCGTCGTGGATGCCCCCGGCGGCGGCGGCAAGATTCCGGTTATGCCCGACTATGTCATCAGCCGCAACGAAAAGCGCGTTGTCCTGCGCAACTACGAAGGCGTCATTACCACCTACGAGCAGCCCGGACACTACGAAGAAGAGTGCCACTGCGAAGAATGCAGGGATCTGAACAAGAAACTGGTTGGTGTATCGGGTCTTCTGGCCGGCAACCGGATCTCCCTGGAACCCGCCAACCTGGAACGCCACAAAAGGAATGATTAG
- a CDS encoding enoyl-CoA hydratase-related protein, translating to MTRVHFENRSGIGLLTLDSPETLNSLSSDFLGEIRQAVESLPALDVLIITGVGKSFVAGANIKEMEALNPQEAKEFSRRGHEVFTAIENLPCPVIAMVNGFALGGGCELMLACDLRVASSRAKFGQPEVGLGIIPGFGGTQRLTLAVGPAKAKELIYTGRIIKAEEALAIGLISQITEPEELEAAALTLAQEIQKNSAAAVGQAKRAMAQGLAEGFEAGLAAEVERFAECFEHGDQKEGMTAFLEKRKPAFGGK from the coding sequence TTGACTAGAGTGCATTTTGAAAACCGGTCAGGCATCGGCCTGTTGACCCTGGATTCACCGGAGACCCTCAACTCCCTCAGCTCGGATTTCCTCGGCGAGATCCGCCAGGCGGTAGAGAGCCTGCCGGCGCTGGATGTTCTGATCATCACCGGCGTGGGCAAGAGCTTTGTGGCCGGGGCCAACATCAAGGAAATGGAAGCGCTCAATCCCCAGGAAGCGAAGGAATTCAGCCGGCGGGGACATGAAGTCTTCACCGCCATCGAGAATCTGCCCTGTCCGGTCATTGCCATGGTCAATGGCTTTGCCCTGGGCGGCGGCTGCGAACTGATGCTGGCCTGTGACCTTCGAGTCGCCAGCAGCCGGGCCAAGTTCGGTCAGCCCGAAGTGGGCCTGGGCATCATACCGGGCTTCGGGGGAACCCAACGCCTGACCCTGGCCGTGGGACCGGCCAAAGCGAAGGAACTGATCTACACCGGCCGGATCATCAAAGCCGAGGAAGCGCTGGCTATCGGTCTGATCAGTCAGATCACGGAACCGGAAGAGCTGGAAGCCGCCGCGCTGACCCTGGCCCAGGAGATTCAGAAGAACTCCGCGGCCGCGGTCGGACAGGCCAAACGCGCCATGGCTCAGGGACTGGCAGAGGGCTTTGAAGCGGGACTGGCCGCTGAAGTGGAACGGTTTGCCGAATGTTTTGAGCACGGCGATCAGAAGGAAGGCATGACGGCATTTTTGGAAAAACGCAAACCTGCATTTGGAGGAAAATAG
- a CDS encoding lysine 5,6-aminomutase subunit alpha has protein sequence MSKLNLNESTIAEARSLARAIAEDTQTFVERHTTVTVERTICRLLGIDGINEDQVPLPNVVVDHLKAKNALAAGVSFYLANAMIQTGKTPQDIAEAIDRGELDLTTLPVAPQADIVSTITPLAQAAVARIKANREIREDYLDRYGDKTGPYLYLIVATGNIYEDIVQAKAAARQGADVIAVIRTTGQSLLDYVPYGATTEGFGGTVATQENFRLMRAALDEVGEELGRYIRLCNYCSGLCMPEIAAMGAMERLDVMLNDALYGILFRDINMKRTMIDQYFSRMINGYAGVIINTGEDNYLTTADAFEEAHTVLASQFINEQFALLAGLPEQQMGLGHAFEMNPDLPNAFVYEIAQAQMAREIFPQAPLKYMPPTKFKTGDIFRAQVQDTLFNIVTILTQQKIHLLGMITEAIHTPFMSERAISIDNASYIFRTMADLGEEITFKEDGMVQTRAKNVLEDARNILRDIQREGLFLTLEQGKFAGIKRGQDRGKGLDGVVQKDSSYFNPFISLLLGRGE, from the coding sequence ATGAGCAAACTGAACTTAAATGAATCGACCATCGCCGAGGCCAGATCCCTGGCCAGGGCCATCGCCGAGGACACCCAGACCTTCGTCGAGCGTCACACCACCGTAACGGTGGAGCGGACCATCTGCCGGCTGCTGGGCATCGACGGCATCAATGAAGACCAGGTGCCGCTGCCCAATGTGGTGGTGGATCACCTGAAAGCCAAAAACGCACTGGCCGCCGGCGTCAGCTTCTATCTGGCCAACGCCATGATTCAGACCGGCAAGACGCCCCAGGACATCGCGGAAGCCATTGACCGGGGCGAACTGGATCTGACTACCCTGCCGGTGGCGCCCCAGGCCGACATCGTCAGCACCATCACCCCCCTGGCTCAGGCAGCAGTTGCCAGAATCAAGGCCAACCGCGAGATCCGGGAAGACTATCTGGACCGCTACGGCGACAAGACCGGACCCTACCTGTACCTGATCGTAGCCACGGGCAATATCTATGAGGATATCGTCCAGGCCAAGGCGGCAGCCCGGCAGGGCGCCGACGTCATCGCCGTCATCCGCACCACCGGTCAGAGCCTGCTCGACTATGTGCCCTACGGCGCCACTACAGAAGGCTTCGGCGGAACCGTGGCCACCCAGGAGAACTTCCGCCTGATGCGGGCTGCCCTGGATGAAGTAGGGGAAGAGCTGGGCCGCTACATACGCCTGTGCAACTACTGCTCCGGCCTGTGCATGCCGGAAATCGCCGCCATGGGTGCCATGGAACGGCTGGACGTCATGCTCAACGATGCCCTGTACGGCATCCTGTTCCGGGACATCAACATGAAGCGGACCATGATCGACCAGTACTTCTCCCGCATGATCAACGGCTATGCCGGCGTCATCATCAACACCGGAGAAGACAACTATCTGACCACAGCCGATGCCTTTGAAGAAGCCCATACGGTGCTGGCCTCCCAGTTCATCAACGAGCAGTTCGCGCTGCTGGCCGGCCTGCCGGAACAGCAGATGGGACTGGGGCACGCCTTTGAAATGAACCCGGACCTGCCCAACGCCTTTGTCTACGAAATCGCTCAGGCCCAGATGGCTCGGGAGATCTTCCCCCAGGCGCCGTTAAAGTACATGCCGCCGACCAAATTCAAGACCGGCGACATCTTCCGGGCACAGGTTCAGGATACCCTGTTCAACATCGTGACCATCCTGACCCAGCAGAAGATCCACCTGCTCGGCATGATCACCGAAGCCATCCATACCCCCTTCATGTCCGAACGGGCCATTTCCATTGACAACGCCTCCTACATTTTCCGCACCATGGCCGACCTGGGGGAAGAAATCACCTTCAAGGAAGACGGGATGGTGCAGACCCGGGCGAAAAATGTCCTGGAAGACGCCCGCAATATCCTGCGTGATATTCAGCGCGAGGGCCTGTTCCTGACCCTGGAGCAGGGCAAGTTTGCCGGCATCAAGCGCGGCCAGGACCGCGGCAAGGGACTGGACGGCGTCGTTCAGAAGGACAGCAGCTACTTCAATCCGTTTATCAGTCTGTTACTGGGAAGAGGTGAATAA
- a CDS encoding CoA transferase subunit A yields the protein MNKRISLNDAIAKIEDGQTIMIGGFLAVGTPEKLIDALVESGRKDLTIIANDTSYVDRGIGKLIVSRQVKKVITSHIGTNKETGSQMLSGETEVILTPQGTLVEQIRAAGAGLGGVLTKTGLDTRVEEGKTKIDIDGETYLLEKPLKADVALIFASKADEFGNATYHGSTQNFNIVMAMAAQTVIMEPVEIVPLGGISQDEVRLPGIFVDYMVEV from the coding sequence ATGAATAAACGAATTTCTTTGAATGATGCGATCGCAAAGATCGAGGACGGCCAGACGATCATGATCGGTGGTTTCCTGGCAGTGGGAACCCCGGAAAAACTGATCGACGCTTTGGTGGAAAGCGGCCGGAAGGACCTGACCATCATTGCCAATGATACATCTTATGTGGATCGGGGGATCGGCAAGCTGATTGTCAGTCGGCAGGTGAAAAAGGTTATTACCTCCCATATCGGGACGAATAAGGAAACCGGCAGCCAGATGCTCAGCGGCGAAACCGAAGTCATCCTGACTCCCCAGGGAACCCTGGTGGAACAGATCCGGGCAGCCGGAGCAGGTCTGGGCGGTGTCCTGACCAAGACCGGTCTGGATACCAGAGTGGAAGAGGGCAAGACCAAAATCGACATCGACGGCGAAACCTACCTTCTGGAAAAGCCGCTGAAGGCCGATGTCGCCCTGATTTTTGCCTCAAAAGCCGATGAGTTCGGCAATGCCACCTACCACGGTTCAACCCAGAACTTCAACATTGTCATGGCCATGGCGGCACAGACCGTGATCATGGAACCGGTGGAAATCGTACCGTTGGGCGGAATCAGCCAGGATGAGGTTCGCCTGCCTGGAATCTTTGTGGACTACATGGTGGAGGTATAA
- a CDS encoding 3-hydroxyacyl-CoA dehydrogenase NAD-binding domain-containing protein, protein MKVGVIGMGTMGGGIAQQFTASGFDVVVKGRSQASLDQGKAAMEKRLARSVEKGKLSEADRDAQLARVRYVSDIQELADCDLIVESIREDMASKKEFFSALNELDLKDTIIATNTSSLSITELSMQYRYPEKVIGMHFFNPVTAMKLVEVIRGVATTDEVNDRIVEISAQLGKTPVQVQEAPGFVVNRILIPMINEAVGIYAEGIASAADIDTAMKLGANHPMGPLELGDLIGLDVCLSVMDVLYEEFGDSKYRAHSLLRKMVRGNQLGRKTKRGFYNY, encoded by the coding sequence ATGAAAGTTGGAGTCATTGGAATGGGAACCATGGGAGGAGGAATTGCTCAGCAGTTCACCGCCTCCGGATTTGATGTGGTCGTAAAGGGCAGAAGCCAGGCTTCTCTGGATCAGGGCAAAGCTGCCATGGAAAAGCGTCTGGCCCGTTCCGTGGAAAAGGGGAAGCTGTCCGAAGCGGATCGCGACGCTCAGCTCGCTCGTGTCCGCTATGTCAGCGACATTCAGGAGCTGGCTGACTGCGATCTCATCGTGGAATCCATCCGGGAAGACATGGCATCCAAGAAAGAGTTTTTCAGCGCGCTGAACGAACTGGATCTCAAGGACACCATCATCGCGACCAATACCAGTTCCCTGTCCATCACAGAGCTGTCCATGCAGTACCGCTATCCGGAAAAAGTCATCGGCATGCATTTCTTCAATCCCGTCACCGCCATGAAGCTGGTGGAAGTGATCCGCGGCGTAGCCACAACCGATGAAGTCAATGACCGGATCGTGGAGATCTCCGCCCAGCTGGGCAAGACGCCGGTCCAGGTCCAGGAAGCGCCGGGCTTTGTCGTGAACCGCATCCTGATCCCCATGATCAACGAAGCGGTCGGCATCTACGCGGAAGGCATCGCCAGTGCGGCGGACATTGATACCGCCATGAAGCTGGGCGCCAACCATCCCATGGGTCCCCTGGAACTGGGCGACCTGATCGGACTGGATGTCTGCCTCTCCGTCATGGATGTCCTCTATGAGGAATTCGGCGACAGCAAATACCGCGCCCACAGCCTGCTGCGCAAGATGGTGCGCGGAAATCAGCTGGGTCGCAAGACCAAGCGTGGTTTCTACAATTATTAA